Proteins encoded together in one Gemmatimonadota bacterium window:
- a CDS encoding HAD-IB family hydrolase: MAQPVVVFDLDGTLTKRDISVPFLRFTAGGPSAWLGLLWAGTWAIPDLGTAFLAERRGNQRRVGSVRGRWEGLLHERMVARTLRGKHRSELEAAAERFAHSKLCNALRANARDRLDEHLREGHRLILASASLAICLEPLRGILGFDAVLGTRLEFRDGVATGRFEGLPCWGAEKLLRVREVMRPGEEILHAYGDSRGDRAVLRAARNSTLVR, from the coding sequence GTGGCCCAGCCGGTGGTGGTCTTCGACCTGGATGGCACGCTCACGAAGAGGGACATCAGCGTCCCGTTCCTCCGCTTCACGGCAGGTGGTCCCTCGGCGTGGCTGGGTCTTCTGTGGGCGGGGACATGGGCGATACCCGATCTCGGCACGGCCTTTTTGGCCGAGCGCCGCGGGAACCAGCGCCGTGTGGGCAGCGTGCGCGGCCGATGGGAGGGGCTCCTCCACGAGCGGATGGTCGCCCGCACTCTCCGCGGGAAGCACCGGTCAGAGCTCGAAGCGGCTGCTGAGCGGTTCGCTCATTCGAAGCTGTGCAACGCTCTCCGGGCCAACGCGAGGGACCGACTGGATGAACACCTTCGTGAGGGTCATCGCCTCATCCTGGCCAGCGCTTCGCTGGCGATCTGCCTCGAACCTCTACGCGGGATCCTGGGCTTCGACGCCGTGCTGGGCACGCGCTTGGAGTTCCGGGACGGCGTGGCGACCGGCCGGTTCGAGGGTCTGCCCTGCTGGGGCGCCGAAAAGCTGCTGCGGGTTCGAGAGGTCATGCGACCCGGCGAGGAGATCCTCCACGCGTACGGCGACAGCCGCGGAGACCGGGCCGTACTCCGAGCAGCTCGGAACTCAACGCTCGTACGCTAG